One stretch of Halodesulfovibrio sp. MK-HDV DNA includes these proteins:
- a CDS encoding BMC domain-containing protein has protein sequence MRYHGENALGLIETLGMVPALYGADCMLKAADVELISYENIGSTLVTVMVKGDVAAVQAAVEAGAAAAAKIGTVTAKNVMARPEPRVGDIVSVHDIDVE, from the coding sequence ATGCGTTATCACGGTGAAAATGCATTGGGTCTCATTGAAACACTGGGCATGGTTCCAGCGTTGTACGGCGCAGACTGCATGCTTAAAGCAGCAGACGTAGAGCTGATTTCATATGAAAACATTGGTTCTACCCTCGTTACCGTAATGGTAAAGGGCGACGTAGCGGCTGTTCAGGCAGCTGTAGAAGCTGGTGCAGCTGCAGCGGCTAAAATTGGAACAGTGACAGCAAAAAACGTAATGGCACGTCCTGAGCCACGAGTTGGCGACATTGTTTCCGTGCACGATATTGATGTGGAGTAA
- the eutM gene encoding ethanolamine utilization microcompartment protein EutM — MSKNDALGMVETKGLVGSIEAADAMVKAANVTLVGRESIGAGLVTVMVRGDVGAVKAATDAGAAAAQRVGEVMSVHVIPRPHSDVETVLPASASK; from the coding sequence ATGAGTAAGAATGATGCGTTAGGCATGGTCGAAACAAAAGGACTGGTTGGGTCAATAGAAGCTGCTGATGCCATGGTGAAAGCTGCGAACGTTACCTTAGTGGGAAGAGAATCCATTGGTGCGGGATTAGTGACTGTCATGGTTAGAGGTGATGTTGGTGCTGTAAAGGCTGCAACAGATGCCGGAGCTGCTGCTGCCCAGCGTGTTGGCGAGGTTATGTCTGTTCATGTGATCCCTCGTCCACATTCAGATGTTGAGACCGTTCTCCCGGCTAGCGCTTCCAAATAA
- a CDS encoding BMC domain-containing protein: MSRASALGLLEVFGLVYVLEAADAMLKAANVELVGYENTASGYISVLVQGDVSACNSAVEAGVGAVQRLGAEVHSSIVIPSPHQDIYKITNRYSLDKLLP, translated from the coding sequence ATGAGTAGAGCAAGCGCACTGGGTTTACTTGAAGTTTTTGGTCTCGTGTATGTGCTGGAAGCAGCAGATGCAATGCTTAAAGCAGCAAACGTTGAGTTGGTTGGCTACGAGAACACCGCATCCGGTTACATTTCTGTACTGGTTCAGGGTGATGTTTCTGCCTGTAACTCCGCTGTAGAAGCTGGCGTTGGTGCTGTGCAGAGACTTGGTGCTGAAGTTCACAGCTCCATTGTTATCCCTTCACCGCATCAGGATATTTACAAAATTACAAATCGTTACTCTTTGGACAAACTGCTTCCATAG